From one Streptomyces sp. CA-210063 genomic stretch:
- a CDS encoding class F sortase, with the protein MTTALVVGGVHWAQDGERADPAEARTAWADTGARGAGAPRAPAPQYSTPPPPGTPSRAASPRTTPDERAERAEGVQQAERVSPEPVEPAPPASAEPTRPAPAASTRRTPAEPARPAPAAPTGPTPANPTSPARRAEPVKPTPTRPTKPKRPAQPRTLPPSRAKTLTIRYLGIKAPVMDLRLDSDGRLPAPPDDKPKLVGWYSEGPAPGGPGTAVVVGHRDTRTGPAVFAALEMIKPGRIVEVRRDDGRTAVYTVDAVRTYEKARFPNKEVYGRRGRPELRLITCGGTYDRRKGYASNVVVFAHLTATR; encoded by the coding sequence ATGACCACCGCGCTGGTGGTGGGCGGCGTCCACTGGGCGCAGGACGGCGAGCGTGCCGACCCCGCCGAGGCCCGCACCGCCTGGGCCGACACCGGGGCGCGCGGTGCGGGGGCACCGCGCGCCCCGGCGCCCCAGTACTCCACACCCCCGCCCCCCGGCACGCCCTCCCGCGCCGCCTCCCCGAGGACGACACCCGACGAGCGGGCCGAGCGGGCGGAGGGGGTTCAGCAGGCCGAGCGCGTGAGCCCGGAGCCCGTAGAGCCCGCGCCGCCCGCATCCGCCGAGCCCACGAGACCGGCGCCCGCCGCGTCGACGAGGCGGACACCCGCCGAGCCCGCGCGCCCGGCGCCCGCCGCCCCCACCGGGCCGACACCCGCCAATCCCACCAGCCCCGCCAGGCGCGCCGAACCCGTGAAGCCCACCCCCACCCGGCCGACCAAGCCGAAGCGGCCCGCCCAGCCCCGTACCCTCCCGCCCTCCCGGGCGAAGACCCTCACCATCCGCTACCTCGGCATCAAAGCCCCGGTCATGGACCTCCGCCTCGACAGCGACGGGCGGCTTCCCGCGCCTCCGGACGACAAGCCCAAGCTGGTCGGCTGGTACTCGGAGGGGCCCGCGCCCGGCGGGCCCGGCACCGCGGTCGTCGTCGGCCACCGGGACACCCGGACGGGTCCCGCCGTCTTCGCCGCGCTGGAGATGATCAAGCCCGGCCGCATCGTGGAGGTCCGGCGGGACGACGGCCGCACCGCCGTGTACACCGTGGACGCCGTGAGGACGTACGAGAAGGCCCGCTTCCCCAACAAGGAGGTGTACGGCCGGCGCGGCCGCCCGGAGCTTCGCCTGATCACCTGCGGTGGGACGTACGACCGGCGGAAGGGGTACGCGAGCAACGTCGTCGTCTTCGCCCACCTCACCGCGACCCGCTGA
- a CDS encoding DUF3574 domain-containing protein gives MLAVGAPTAYAAFTEDATTGSVVAPARGTPYIETRLFFGTERPDGGPAVTEEQFTDFVDREVTPGFPGGLTVQEGRGQWRGASGTIEKERSYELILLYPAAAAGGYDRKIEEIRGDYRKQFAQEAVARVDDRTLVDF, from the coding sequence CTGCTCGCCGTCGGCGCCCCGACCGCGTACGCCGCGTTCACCGAGGACGCCACCACCGGTTCCGTGGTCGCCCCGGCGCGCGGCACGCCGTACATCGAGACACGGCTCTTCTTCGGGACCGAGCGGCCCGACGGCGGTCCGGCCGTCACCGAGGAGCAGTTCACGGACTTCGTCGACCGCGAGGTCACGCCGGGGTTTCCGGGCGGGCTGACCGTGCAGGAGGGGCGCGGGCAGTGGCGGGGTGCGAGCGGGACCATCGAGAAGGAGCGGTCGTACGAGCTGATCCTGCTGTATCCGGCGGCGGCGGCCGGCGGATACGACCGGAAGATCGAGGAGATCCGCGGCGACTACCGGAAGCAGTTCGCGCAGGAGGCGGTGGCGCGGGTCGACGACCGGACGCTGGTGGACTTCTGA
- a CDS encoding aldehyde dehydrogenase family protein has protein sequence MKAHDGMYIGGSWRPAAGTDTIEVVNPADEQVIDRVPAGTAEDVDAAVRAARAALPGWAATSPAERGAIIGALRDVLAARREEIAETVTAELGSPLPFSQRVHADLPVAVAGSYAELAAKHPFEEKVGNSTVHHEPIGVVGAITPWNYPLHQIVAKVAPALAAGCTVVLKPAEDTPLTAQLFAEAVHEAGVPAGVFNLVTGLGPVAGQALAEHDGVDLVSFTGSTAVGRRIAATAGAAIKKVALELGGKSANVILPSADLTKAVGVGVANVMSNSGQTCSAWTRMLVHTSQYDEAVELAAAAAAKYGDRIGPLVNAKQQARVRGYIEQGVAEGARLIAGGPESPREQGYFVSPTVFADVTPEMAIAQEEIFGPVLSILRYEDEDDALRIANGTVYGLAGAVWAGDDTEAVAFARRMDTGQVDINGGRFNPLAPFGGYKQSGVGRELGAHGLTEYLQTKSLQF, from the coding sequence ATGAAGGCACACGACGGCATGTACATCGGCGGTAGCTGGCGGCCCGCCGCCGGCACCGACACGATCGAGGTCGTGAACCCGGCCGACGAGCAGGTGATCGACCGGGTCCCGGCGGGCACGGCCGAGGACGTCGACGCCGCCGTTCGGGCCGCTCGCGCGGCCCTCCCCGGCTGGGCCGCGACCTCGCCCGCCGAGCGGGGCGCGATCATCGGCGCGCTGCGCGACGTGCTCGCCGCGCGCCGGGAGGAGATCGCCGAGACGGTGACGGCGGAGCTCGGCTCACCGCTGCCGTTCTCCCAGAGGGTGCACGCGGACCTGCCGGTCGCGGTCGCCGGTTCGTACGCCGAGCTGGCCGCGAAGCACCCCTTCGAGGAGAAGGTCGGCAACTCGACCGTCCATCACGAGCCCATCGGCGTCGTCGGCGCGATCACCCCCTGGAACTACCCGCTCCACCAGATCGTCGCCAAGGTCGCCCCGGCCCTCGCCGCGGGCTGCACCGTCGTCCTGAAGCCCGCCGAGGACACCCCGCTGACCGCCCAGCTGTTCGCCGAGGCCGTCCACGAGGCGGGCGTGCCCGCCGGGGTGTTCAACCTGGTCACCGGCCTCGGCCCGGTCGCCGGGCAGGCGCTCGCCGAGCACGACGGCGTCGACCTGGTCTCCTTCACCGGCTCCACGGCGGTGGGCCGCCGCATCGCCGCGACGGCGGGGGCCGCCATCAAGAAGGTCGCCCTGGAACTCGGCGGCAAGTCCGCCAACGTGATCCTCCCGAGCGCCGACCTGACCAAGGCGGTCGGCGTCGGCGTCGCCAACGTCATGTCCAACTCCGGCCAGACGTGCAGCGCCTGGACCCGCATGCTCGTCCACACCTCCCAGTACGACGAGGCCGTCGAGCTGGCCGCCGCGGCCGCCGCGAAGTACGGCGACCGCATCGGCCCGCTGGTCAACGCCAAGCAGCAGGCACGCGTGCGGGGTTACATCGAGCAGGGCGTCGCCGAGGGCGCCCGTCTGATCGCCGGTGGTCCCGAATCCCCGCGCGAACAGGGCTACTTCGTCAGCCCCACCGTCTTCGCCGACGTGACCCCCGAGATGGCCATCGCCCAGGAGGAGATCTTCGGCCCGGTCCTGTCCATCCTGCGCTACGAGGACGAGGACGACGCCCTGCGGATCGCCAACGGCACGGTCTACGGGCTGGCCGGCGCCGTCTGGGCCGGCGACGACACCGAGGCCGTGGCCTTCGCCCGCCGCATGGACACCGGCCAGGTCGACATCAACGGCGGCCGCTTCAACCCGCTGGCCCCCTTCGGCGGTTACAAGCAGTCGGGGGTGGGCCGCGAACTCGGCGCCCACGGTCTGACCGAGTACCTGCAGACCAAGTCCCTTCAGTTCTGA